The proteins below are encoded in one region of Sporosarcina sp. FSL K6-1508:
- a CDS encoding mandelate racemase/muconate lactonizing enzyme family protein, producing MKIIEIEIYAIHLPLYEPFVISYATYDYMPSIIVKITTDTGVIGYGEGVADEHVTGESWESTFAILKNTIAPKLIGENPVNIERIHELMDSEIYGVPTAKAAIDIACYDAAGKALGVPVYDLLGGRYHEKFPITHVLSIASPEAMAKEAEERVAAGYRSMKMKVGTKVADDVLRIQAVRERVGDEIAIRVDVNQGWETSANTLQGLQKLEHCSLDWLEQPVRADDIDGMVEVKSKSTVPMMIDEGLRGMRDMREIIAKRAADKVNIKLMKCGGIYPATKLAHMAEMAGIECQIGSMVESSIGSAAGFHTAFSKKIITSVELTGPLKFSKDVGDLHYDVPFIYLNGKPGLGIEVDEQVLKELTVFSEKVIG from the coding sequence GTGAAAATTATTGAAATAGAAATTTACGCGATTCACTTGCCACTTTATGAACCCTTTGTTATCAGCTACGCTACTTATGATTACATGCCTTCAATCATTGTGAAGATTACAACGGACACGGGCGTCATCGGCTACGGAGAAGGGGTTGCAGATGAACATGTAACAGGAGAAAGTTGGGAAAGTACTTTTGCAATCTTGAAAAATACAATTGCTCCAAAGCTGATAGGTGAAAATCCGGTGAATATAGAACGCATCCATGAATTGATGGATTCTGAAATTTACGGTGTGCCAACAGCCAAAGCTGCAATCGATATTGCATGTTATGATGCAGCAGGAAAAGCCTTGGGCGTCCCTGTGTATGATCTTCTTGGAGGAAGATATCATGAGAAGTTTCCGATTACGCATGTGTTAAGCATCGCCTCTCCTGAAGCAATGGCGAAAGAAGCCGAAGAGCGTGTAGCTGCTGGATATCGTTCGATGAAAATGAAAGTTGGCACAAAAGTTGCAGATGATGTATTGCGAATCCAGGCAGTACGAGAGCGTGTAGGTGACGAAATTGCGATACGTGTCGATGTGAACCAAGGTTGGGAAACGAGCGCCAATACACTGCAGGGACTTCAAAAGCTTGAACACTGTTCGCTTGATTGGTTAGAACAGCCTGTACGCGCTGACGATATCGATGGCATGGTGGAAGTGAAATCTAAATCAACTGTTCCGATGATGATAGATGAGGGGTTGCGGGGCATGCGAGATATGAGGGAAATCATTGCAAAGCGTGCTGCTGACAAAGTGAATATCAAGTTGATGAAATGCGGCGGTATTTATCCCGCTACAAAGCTTGCCCATATGGCAGAAATGGCGGGTATCGAGTGTCAGATTGGTTCGATGGTTGAATCCTCAATCGGATCAGCTGCCGGCTTCCATACTGCTTTTTCGAAAAAGATTATCACGAGTGTCGAATTAACTGGACCGCTTAAATTCAGTAAGGATGTTGGAGATTTACACTATGATGTACCTTTTATTTACTTGAATGGTAAGCCTGGATTAGGGATTGAAGTGGATGAACAAGTGCTGAAAGAACTTACTGTATTCTCTGAGAAGGTCATCGGATGA
- a CDS encoding GNAT family N-acetyltransferase: MKQQYFLKNGSEIIIEQLTANQLEDILILQQKVIESLSTNSFLQPLTEQEFNYILSGKGLMVGAFYKEQLIAFRALLEPEVDEEHLGKDAGLPEGEWPLVLYSEISNVDPDFQGNGLQVLLGKLLLKEVDQQRFRYICTTVAPFNIASLKDKFAHGMQMVALKVKYGDLLRYVMMKDLTSPLKEYDALECHYVLMGNTEEQQRYFKDGWIGIGIDKTADQWVVRFER, from the coding sequence ATGAAACAACAGTATTTCCTGAAAAATGGATCTGAAATTATTATCGAGCAGTTAACAGCGAATCAGCTAGAGGATATCCTAATTCTTCAGCAAAAAGTGATTGAATCATTATCGACTAATTCTTTTTTACAACCATTGACGGAGCAGGAGTTTAACTATATTTTAAGCGGCAAAGGGCTAATGGTGGGTGCATTTTATAAAGAACAACTGATTGCATTCCGGGCATTGCTTGAGCCTGAAGTGGATGAGGAGCATCTGGGTAAAGATGCAGGCTTGCCTGAGGGTGAATGGCCGCTTGTATTATATTCGGAAATCTCGAATGTGGATCCGGACTTCCAAGGGAATGGTCTACAAGTGTTATTGGGGAAACTTCTATTGAAGGAAGTAGACCAACAACGTTTCCGCTACATTTGTACAACCGTTGCTCCGTTTAACATTGCAAGTTTAAAAGACAAATTTGCACACGGTATGCAAATGGTAGCTTTAAAAGTGAAATACGGCGACTTACTTAGATATGTAATGATGAAAGACTTAACAAGCCCCTTAAAAGAATATGATGCCTTGGAATGTCACTATGTTTTGATGGGAAATACTGAAGAACAACAGCGCTATTTTAAAGATGGCTGGATCGGTATTGGAATTGACAAGACAGCTGACCAGTGGGTAGTCCGCTTTGAGCGATAA
- a CDS encoding methyl-accepting chemotaxis protein produces the protein MKFTVGKKIWSGFLAVLLLMVIIGAASFWSLSKMNDEYRHMLEDQIAKTVLLEKISSTQYKSSNDVRGFLLFKEVSYLKNRAMLSEDFDSQWGRLEKMSRTDSERILLEELKEARTSYMESTDMAISEFDNGDQEKALNIASDATIFQALIMEKIEELIVFQGEQTDQADQGIQNLMKDTRVLTSGLIAIAVLVSIAVALVISRSIARPVGKMTTALTEIADGNLAIEPVTIRNKDEIGDMATALNSMAGDLRGIIKRANDSAVQLAVQAEELSASSEESLAASEMVAEISERNLAGSESQVIIVNETVIALKEMVTGIDRITEDNEAMLLSSEDVARLVEEGASLMEDVTGQMTIINTTIGQSATIMTDMASRSEEIRKVTSLITDISDQTNLLALNAAIEAARAGEHGKGFAVVAEEVRHLAEQSKQSAGEIGQMIDAMIGNVGQAVSSTEDGNRRVEEGLAVTERTRAVFNKIEQAAGDVGEKVATVSAAIEQIRTMTDEVSDRSSKVQELAMQSSEEAQSTSAATEEQLAANEEISSSSQLLAELSEQLQKDMGQFKVE, from the coding sequence ATGAAATTCACAGTGGGGAAAAAAATATGGAGCGGATTCTTAGCAGTGCTTCTTTTAATGGTAATTATCGGAGCAGCTAGTTTTTGGTCGCTTTCTAAAATGAATGATGAGTATCGACATATGTTGGAGGATCAAATAGCAAAGACGGTATTGCTTGAAAAAATATCATCTACGCAGTATAAGAGCTCAAATGATGTACGGGGCTTTTTATTGTTTAAGGAAGTTTCATATCTGAAGAATCGGGCGATGTTGAGTGAAGACTTTGATAGTCAATGGGGAAGATTAGAAAAAATGTCACGAACGGATTCAGAACGGATATTGCTAGAGGAATTAAAAGAGGCACGTACAAGTTATATGGAAAGCACTGATATGGCTATAAGTGAATTTGATAATGGCGACCAAGAAAAAGCATTAAATATTGCATCTGATGCCACTATTTTTCAAGCGTTAATCATGGAGAAAATTGAAGAACTGATTGTGTTCCAAGGCGAGCAAACGGATCAGGCAGATCAAGGAATTCAAAATTTAATGAAAGATACACGTGTGTTAACGTCTGGATTGATCGCTATTGCCGTTCTTGTGAGCATCGCGGTTGCCCTTGTGATTAGTCGTAGCATCGCACGCCCAGTTGGAAAAATGACAACAGCGCTAACTGAAATTGCAGATGGCAATCTTGCGATAGAACCGGTAACTATTCGTAATAAGGATGAGATTGGCGATATGGCCACTGCACTGAATAGTATGGCTGGTGATCTGCGTGGTATTATCAAGCGAGCGAATGATTCCGCTGTTCAACTCGCAGTACAGGCGGAAGAGTTATCCGCAAGCTCAGAAGAAAGTCTTGCAGCTTCTGAAATGGTTGCAGAAATTTCGGAACGTAATCTTGCAGGAAGTGAATCTCAAGTAATAATTGTCAATGAAACAGTCATCGCTTTGAAAGAAATGGTAACGGGTATCGATAGGATTACGGAAGATAATGAAGCAATGCTGCTTTCATCAGAGGATGTCGCACGTTTGGTTGAAGAGGGTGCATCACTTATGGAGGATGTTACCGGCCAAATGACTATTATTAATACAACAATTGGTCAGTCAGCAACAATAATGACGGATATGGCTAGTCGCTCTGAAGAAATTCGGAAAGTAACATCTCTGATCACCGATATCTCTGATCAGACCAATTTGTTGGCGCTTAATGCAGCAATAGAGGCGGCCCGCGCTGGAGAACACGGTAAAGGTTTTGCGGTTGTAGCGGAAGAAGTGCGCCATCTCGCCGAGCAGTCGAAACAGTCTGCGGGAGAGATTGGACAGATGATTGACGCAATGATTGGTAACGTAGGCCAAGCAGTTTCCAGTACAGAAGATGGCAATCGCCGTGTTGAAGAAGGGCTTGCGGTGACAGAGCGCACACGAGCCGTGTTCAATAAGATTGAACAAGCGGCGGGAGACGTTGGTGAAAAAGTTGCTACTGTTTCTGCGGCAATTGAACAAATCCGGACGATGACAGATGAAGTGTCGGATCGGTCGTCAAAAGTGCAAGAATTGGCTATGCAATCTTCTGAAGAAGCACAGTCAACGAGTGCAGCAACAGAAGAGCAGCTAGCTGCGAATGAAGAGATTTCTTCAAGTTCACAATTACTTGCCGAGTTATCAGAACAACTTCAAAAGGATATGGGACAATTTAAAGTTGAATAA
- a CDS encoding DUF5342 family protein has translation MLKQFQITKALFQNQVNERFSFSLNYKGNDFQGIYHEGVINWFNPHPLNKIEKEQLGQVESSVADNMHKYLVSM, from the coding sequence ATGTTAAAACAATTTCAGATTACAAAAGCGTTATTCCAGAACCAAGTTAATGAGCGTTTTTCATTTTCATTGAACTATAAAGGTAATGATTTTCAGGGAATCTATCATGAAGGGGTTATCAACTGGTTCAACCCACACCCATTAAATAAAATTGAGAAAGAACAATTAGGACAAGTTGAATCCAGTGTAGCGGATAACATGCACAAGTATCTTGTCTCCATGTAA